Proteins from a genomic interval of Amycolatopsis sp. cg13:
- a CDS encoding sensor histidine kinase: MNPHTLDRPLRVLRVCLHLLLAGLLVLAVARAFSDGAANAPAVLAGALVMGGVYTAGPLLPRVGRLPVATAGWLAVLGVAWLVLLWLTPDGVWLAFPLYFLQMHLLPTRWGPAVVALTTVLAIAGFTRHQGGFSVGVIIGPALGAAVAIATVLGYQALYRESEQRRHLIEELRETRNDLAAMEHSAGVLAERERLAREIHDTLAQGLSSIHLLLRAAERALPERPDAAVPHVTQARQAAQDNLTEARRLVYALAPVELEGASLPAALERLCTTTAQRSGLTVHFHLSGTPFDVPTAYEVALLRIAQSALANTVLHAAASRAELTLSYMDTSVTLDAVDDGIGFDPQEVRGGSGFGLPAMRARARSLGGSWTVESSPGNGTALAVSFPVDPR; encoded by the coding sequence GTGAACCCGCACACCCTCGACCGGCCGTTGCGCGTGCTGCGCGTCTGCCTGCACCTCCTGCTGGCCGGGCTCTTGGTGCTCGCCGTCGCGCGCGCGTTCTCCGACGGCGCGGCGAACGCGCCCGCGGTGCTCGCGGGCGCGCTGGTGATGGGCGGCGTCTACACCGCGGGCCCGCTGCTGCCCCGCGTCGGCCGGTTGCCGGTCGCGACCGCCGGATGGCTGGCCGTGCTGGGCGTCGCGTGGCTAGTGCTGCTGTGGCTCACGCCGGACGGGGTGTGGCTGGCTTTCCCGCTGTACTTCCTGCAAATGCACCTGCTGCCGACCCGCTGGGGCCCGGCCGTCGTCGCGCTCACCACGGTCCTCGCGATCGCCGGTTTCACGCGCCACCAAGGCGGATTCAGCGTCGGCGTGATCATCGGCCCAGCGTTGGGTGCCGCGGTCGCGATCGCCACCGTGCTCGGCTACCAGGCGCTCTACCGCGAAAGCGAACAGCGGCGGCACCTCATCGAGGAACTGCGCGAGACCCGCAACGACCTCGCCGCGATGGAACACTCCGCAGGCGTCCTGGCCGAACGCGAACGCCTCGCCCGGGAAATCCACGACACCCTCGCGCAGGGCCTTTCGAGCATCCACCTGCTGCTCCGCGCCGCCGAACGAGCCCTGCCCGAGCGTCCCGACGCCGCCGTCCCGCACGTGACGCAGGCCCGGCAAGCCGCCCAAGACAACCTCACCGAAGCCCGCCGCCTCGTCTACGCACTGGCTCCCGTTGAGCTGGAAGGCGCTTCCCTGCCCGCCGCCCTGGAACGCCTCTGCACGACCACGGCGCAGCGTTCCGGCCTGACCGTCCACTTCCACCTCAGCGGCACCCCGTTCGACGTGCCGACCGCATACGAGGTCGCCTTGCTGCGCATCGCCCAGTCCGCGTTGGCCAACACTGTCCTGCATGCCGCAGCCAGCCGCGCCGAGTTGACCTTGAGCTATATGGACACGAGCGTCACCCTGGACGCTGTGGACGACGGCATCGGCTTCGACCCGCAAGAAGTACGCGGCGGCAGCGGCTTCGGCCTGCCCGCGATGCGCGCCCGCGCCCGGTCTCTCGGTGGCTCGTGGACAGTGGAATCCTCCCCGGGCAACGGCACCGCGTTAGCCGTCAGCTTCCCCGTGGACCCGCGATGA
- a CDS encoding ABC transporter permease, with protein MFVAWRDLRFAKGRFALMGTVVVLMTLLVGLLSGLTAGLAAQSTSAITGLKADHLVFAEPGSGSLSFGQSTVTREQAGQYARVPGVTSAEPIAISTASAAVGERTATLAAFGVQNQSPGTVVLSTGAADALKAHEGDQLTLQGQKVTVAAINGDASYSHLPVVWTHLVGPNATVLAVTTDKSADLAAADARLGTRTVTKDDSLSAIGSYSAENGSLQLMRGFLFVISALVIGAFFTVWTIQRSRDIAVLKALGATTKYLLRDALGQVVVLLVGGTALGTGLAAALGAVASGTVPFVLSVGTLLGPAAVLVVLGVLGAALAVRRITSVDPLTALTSGAH; from the coding sequence ATGTTCGTCGCGTGGCGGGATCTGCGCTTCGCCAAGGGGCGGTTCGCGCTGATGGGGACCGTCGTCGTGCTGATGACGTTGCTGGTCGGGCTGCTGTCCGGACTCACCGCGGGGCTGGCCGCGCAGAGCACGTCCGCGATCACCGGGTTGAAGGCCGACCATCTGGTCTTCGCCGAACCCGGCAGCGGATCGCTCTCGTTTGGACAGTCCACAGTGACTCGAGAACAGGCCGGCCAGTACGCCCGTGTTCCGGGGGTGACCAGCGCGGAGCCGATCGCGATCAGCACGGCCAGCGCGGCGGTCGGCGAGCGTACCGCGACGCTGGCGGCGTTCGGGGTCCAAAATCAAAGCCCGGGCACGGTCGTGTTGTCCACGGGTGCGGCGGACGCGTTGAAGGCGCACGAAGGCGACCAGCTCACCCTGCAAGGCCAGAAAGTCACCGTGGCCGCCATCAACGGAGACGCGTCGTACAGCCATCTCCCGGTCGTGTGGACGCACCTCGTCGGTCCAAACGCGACAGTGCTCGCGGTGACCACCGACAAGTCCGCCGACCTCGCGGCAGCGGACGCACGCCTCGGCACCCGTACCGTCACAAAGGACGACTCGTTGTCCGCGATCGGCTCCTACTCAGCGGAAAACGGCTCGCTCCAGCTGATGCGCGGCTTCCTGTTCGTGATCTCCGCGCTGGTGATCGGCGCGTTCTTCACCGTCTGGACGATCCAGCGCAGCCGTGACATCGCGGTGCTGAAGGCGCTCGGCGCGACCACGAAGTACCTGCTCCGGGACGCGCTCGGCCAGGTCGTCGTACTGCTGGTCGGCGGAACGGCGCTCGGGACCGGGCTCGCCGCCGCGCTCGGAGCGGTCGCGTCGGGAACGGTGCCGTTCGTGCTCAGCGTGGGCACGCTACTCGGCCCAGCCGCGGTGCTGGTGGTCCTCGGCGTGCTCGGCGCCGCGCTGGCGGTCCGCCGCATCACCTCCGTCGACCCGCTGACCGCCCTCACCTCCGGAGCGCACTGA